A single Drosophila ananassae strain 14024-0371.13 chromosome 3L, ASM1763931v2, whole genome shotgun sequence DNA region contains:
- the LOC6494553 gene encoding uncharacterized protein CG5098 isoform X3 — translation MNPLLAPPYTGTLPFDSMDLSLQSARNAAQPLAKQQQQSQPQQQHPQHQAQQPQPQSLIHAPNYTSISQNLTTNAAQQQQQQQGHLAAMAAAHASLLQSSGQNPVVPAPGITNGADCESLLPPPPPASVSSGNSNHGGSNNSSSSNNNIPSPHYMPTRDENFKLAQLKRSFDHELAGKNMPKDKDCGYPGAGPTKLPAHNVQQQHANKKPSPLRNFHQQQQQPQPPYNLAAKFNGPQTPPTPQSPLGSAPHQMQSPTMDYNQLHLHHPLNSAGGGPVPGGYQHLQPDQSQSQSQPQSHPQHLHYLNQQPPSLPPHLTNAQFQGQPQDVVHQQQLGATTPQQQQTHHSRNAQLTNLDLAVKSKPDSEAEEQPVITDLSYRNADSEKPAPEAPESPYLTTSNEESLESNSNSSNSRKRRKRKSSMVMRVTPNENAPEGATTNKQQQQQLIHGNSCSPKNGGTEFQPFSLQNEKAPQENGSNGSPAPAENSNSNSSTPYNDNENPKTKKQRQALLQRNLTEQQRQTQEDEPMKKLTPPSMPPPSPQSNSSSSSSSSSSANTHSSRASSDIRRDQKVEVSNKAITDTPASPALVEQGNIDARPAVSVHECDEEEESATNKSSPPAAPPAPPAATTPVTESPKKTEAEPCPFGEVEDKLEQMFAGIEEEPDRTCTPEKSTAETGENGNHDLSAQLALDSAKPEEAPAEKVEAAPVVTPTPEIRPMATKAAMKSTMPSPVHSPTPEARSTSTPLAAVDEERAKESAAPKAPPVRRLPQRRLSMGMDASLLRFMIDDPPAKKATARKKKAADPEPVDDEEIDDDKPSTSAAAAAALAARLAPKGKAAPAAKKKNAGKGKKGGASGKGSGNAKNAKQNGKKAGRKMHNNTTDEDSTSAPTNGVTSAPDLKGKSPFILIKADGSVTIKNTHNAEDVNEKQTKAKKAPHERKNLRGMHSSTLSNRYDADTTDSTWICVFCKRGPHKLGLGDLFGPYLVTSDCEEYRAALQAPGVQDIDGLFVSKRRREDMVKVQERNLPVVPATLATIMQAPKISMHKRKRKQTHDSQVSYSDDPNESQSQCSSMDPLDCSHETKFVETFRGMGKTSEHGYEVWLHEDCAVWSNDIHLIGAHVNGLDAAVWDSTRYQCVLCQQSGANICCFQRCCKAPAHVPCARSANWSLSEEDRKVHCQLHSGESGVAESVKLEPLIPVVSVVTPAPAPAPPPAFNVHSLP, via the exons ATGAATCCATTGCTGGCGCCGCCATACACTGGAACATTACCATTCGACTCCATGGACCTGTCGCTGCAATCCGCCCGCAATGCGGCCCAGCCGTTGGccaagcagcaacagcagtcgCAGCCACAACAGCAGCACCCGCAACACCAGGCGCAGCAACCACAGCCGCAATCGCTCATCCATGCCCCTAACTACACATCAAT CAGTCAAAATCTCACGACCAATgccgcgcagcagcagcaacagcaacaagggCACTTGGCCGCCATGGCTGCTGCCCATGCCAGCTTACTGCAGTCCAGCGGCCAAAATCCAGTGGTTCCTGCTCCTGGAATCACAAATGGTGCTGACTGTGAATCGCTTCTGCCGCCTCCGCCACCCGCATCCGTATCCTCCGGCAACAGCAATCATGGCGggagcaacaacagcagcagcagcaacaacaacatacCCAGCCCGCACTACATGCCAACTCGCGACGAGAACTTTAAGCTGGCGCAGCTGAAACGCAGTTTTGACCACGAACTGGCGGGGAAGAACATGCCGAAGGACAAAGACTGCGGCTACCCGGGAGCAGGACCAACCAAGCTACCTGCGCACAAcgtgcaacagcaacatgcCAATAAGAAAC CCTCGCCATTACGCAACTtccaccaacaacagcagcagccacagccGCCGTACAACTTGGCAGCCAAATTCAATGGCCCGCAGACACCACCCACTCCTCAGTCACCGCTGGGGTCTGCACCACATCAGATGCAATCACCCACCATGGACTACAATCAGCTGCATTTGCATCATCCACTGAATAGTGCGGGAGGAGGTCCGGTTCCAGGAGGCTACCAGCACCTGCAGCCGGATCAGTCACAGTCACAATCACAGCCGCAGTCGCATCCTCAACACTTGCACTATCTCAACCAGCAACCGCCGTCTCTGCCACCCCACTTGACCAATGCCCAGTTTCAAGGGCAACCGCAGGATGTGgtccaccagcagcagctggGAGCCACAACaccgcagcaacagcagacaCATCATTCCCGCAATGCGCAACTGACGAATCTCGACCTGGCAGTGAAGAGCAAGCCGGATTCGGAAGCTGAGGAGCAGCCGGTTATTACGGATCTCTCCTACCGGAACGCAGATTCGGAGAAGCCTGCTCCGGAGGCACCTGAATCTCCCTACCTGACGACTTCCAACGAAGAGTCGCTGGAGTCCaatagcaacagcagcaatagTCGGAAGCGTCGCAAACGAAAATCCAGCATGGTGATGCGGGTTACGCCAAACGAAAATGCCCCCGAAGGAGCAACTACGaacaagcagcaacagcaacagctcaTTCATGGCAACAGCTGTAGTCCCAAAAACGGAGGCACTGAGTTCCAGCCGTTTAGCTTGCAGAATGAGAAGGCGCCGCAGGAGAACGGAAGCAACGGATCGCCGGCACCGGCGGAGaacagcaatagcaacagcTCAACGCCGTATAATGACAATGAGAACCCCAAGACCAAGAAGCAGCGGCAGGCCCTGCTGCAGCGGAACCTCACCGAGCAGCAGCGACAGACCCAGGAGGATGAGCCAATGAAGAAGTTGACGCCGCCGAGCATGCCACCACCCAGTCCGCAGAGCAATAGCAGCAGTAGTAGCTCGAGCAGCTCCAGCGCCAACACCCATAGCAGTCGGGCGAGCAGTGATATTCGTAGGGATCAAAAGGTGGAGGTGAGCAACAAGGCCATCACCGATACCCCTGCATCGCCCGCCCTCGTGGAGCAGGGCAACATAGATGCTAGGCCGGCGGTGAGTGTACACGAGTGCGACGAGGAAGAGGAGTCGGCGACGAACAAGTCATCCCCTCCAGCTGCACCTCCTGCCCCACCTGCTGCAACAACACCGGTGACGGAATCTCCGAAGAAGACCGAAGCTGAACCCTGCCCCTTTGGCGAAGTGGAGGATAAGCTGGAGCAGATGTTCGCCGGCATCGAGGAGGAACCAGATCGCACCTGCACGCCAGAGAAGTCTACCGCGGAGACGGGAGAAAATGGGAATCACGATTTGAGCGCACAGCTGGCTCTGGACAGCGCTAAACCAGAAGAGGCGCCAGCGGAAAAGGTGGAAGCGGCGCCAGTAGTTACCCCAACGCCTGAAATACGTCCCATGGCGACCAAGGCGGCGATGAAGTCCACGATGCCCAGTCCTGTGCACAGTCCAACGCCAGAAGCCCGCTCCACCTCAACTCCCTTAGCAGCAGTGGATGAGGAGAGAGCCAAAGAATCTGCTGCCCCCAAAGCACCACCAGTTCGCAGGCTACCTCAACGCCGCCTCTCCATGGGAATGGATGCCTCCCTGCTACGGTTTATGATAGACGACCCACCCGCTAAGAAAGCGACGGCACGAAAGAAAAAGGCGGCAGATCCAGAGCCGGTGGATGACGAGGAGATTGACGACGACAAGCCCAGTACCTCGGCCGCAGCAGCGGCTGCACTGGCAGCTAGGTTGGCTCCCAAGGGAAAGGCTGCCCCTGCAGCCAAGAAAAAGAATGCCGGAAAAGGTAAAAAGGGAGGAGCATCGGGAAAAGGCTCCGGAAATGCAAAGAATGCCAAGCAGAATGGCAAGAAGGCCGGACGAAAAATGCACAACAAcaccacggatgaggatagTACCTCTGCGCCCACAAATGGAGTGACTTCCGCCCCGGACCTCAAGGGCAAGTCCCCATTCATACTCATCAAGGCTGACGGAAGTGTGACCATTAAAAATACGCACAACGCCGAGGATGTGAATGAGAAGCAAACGAAGGCCAAGAAGGCGCCGCACGAGCGGAAGAACCTTCGGGGCATGCACAGTTCAACGCTGAGCAATCGCTACGACGCGGACACCACGGACTCCACCTGGATATGTGTGTTTTGCAAGCGCGGCCCCCACAAGCTGGGCCTGGGGGATCTCTTTGGGCCGTATTTGGTGACCAGTGACTGCGAAGAGTACCGGGCAGCTCTGCAGGCACCGGGTGTCCAGGACATCGATGGTTTATTTGTCAGTAAGCGACGGCGTGAGGATATGGTGAAGGTGCAGGAACGAAATCTACCCGTTGTGCCCGCCACTCTGGCCACCATTATGCAGGCTCCCAAGATCAGCATG CataaacgaaaacgaaaacagaCGCATGACAGTCAAGTGTCTTATAGCGACGATCCTAATGAATCGCAATCGCAATGCTCATCGATGGACCCGCTGGACTGCAGTCACGAGACCAAGTTCGTGGAGACGTTTCGCGGCATGGGCAAGACCTCGGAGCACGGCTACGAGGTGTGGCTGCACGAGGACTGTGCCGTTTGGAGCAATGACATCCACTTAATTGGCGCCCATGTCAACGGACTGGATGCGGCTGTGTGGGACAGCACACGGTATCAGTGTGTGCTCTGCCAGCAGTCGGGGGCCAATATCTGTTGTTTCCAGCGGTGCTGCAAGGCACCCGCCCATGTTCCCTGCGCCCGATCAGCCAACTGGAGTTTAAGTGAAGAGGACCGCAAGGTCCACTGTCAGTTACACAGCGGAGAGTCGGGTGTTGCCGAATCCGTGAAATTGGAGCCCCTCATTCCAGTCGTATCGGTAGTTACACCCGCTCCTGCTCCAGCACCACCGCCCGCATTCAATGTTCATTCGCTTCCCTGA
- the LOC6494553 gene encoding uncharacterized protein CG5098 isoform X1: MANNNHPHPGHLSQAAQNPSWNPLQIPSYIPRQPQLAHMSNERPGMVRSPLAWHMTGGNSAPAQPPHPHPHPHPPPPPDAIYNFMSANHKNLDHHHQMNPLLAPPYTGTLPFDSMDLSLQSARNAAQPLAKQQQQSQPQQQHPQHQAQQPQPQSLIHAPNYTSISQNLTTNAAQQQQQQQGHLAAMAAAHASLLQSSGQNPVVPAPGITNGADCESLLPPPPPASVSSGNSNHGGSNNSSSSNNNIPSPHYMPTRDENFKLAQLKRSFDHELAGKNMPKDKDCGYPGAGPTKLPAHNVQQQHANKKPSPLRNFHQQQQQPQPPYNLAAKFNGPQTPPTPQSPLGSAPHQMQSPTMDYNQLHLHHPLNSAGGGPVPGGYQHLQPDQSQSQSQPQSHPQHLHYLNQQPPSLPPHLTNAQFQGQPQDVVHQQQLGATTPQQQQTHHSRNAQLTNLDLAVKSKPDSEAEEQPVITDLSYRNADSEKPAPEAPESPYLTTSNEESLESNSNSSNSRKRRKRKSSMVMRVTPNENAPEGATTNKQQQQQLIHGNSCSPKNGGTEFQPFSLQNEKAPQENGSNGSPAPAENSNSNSSTPYNDNENPKTKKQRQALLQRNLTEQQRQTQEDEPMKKLTPPSMPPPSPQSNSSSSSSSSSSANTHSSRASSDIRRDQKVEVSNKAITDTPASPALVEQGNIDARPAVSVHECDEEEESATNKSSPPAAPPAPPAATTPVTESPKKTEAEPCPFGEVEDKLEQMFAGIEEEPDRTCTPEKSTAETGENGNHDLSAQLALDSAKPEEAPAEKVEAAPVVTPTPEIRPMATKAAMKSTMPSPVHSPTPEARSTSTPLAAVDEERAKESAAPKAPPVRRLPQRRLSMGMDASLLRFMIDDPPAKKATARKKKAADPEPVDDEEIDDDKPSTSAAAAAALAARLAPKGKAAPAAKKKNAGKGKKGGASGKGSGNAKNAKQNGKKAGRKMHNNTTDEDSTSAPTNGVTSAPDLKGKSPFILIKADGSVTIKNTHNAEDVNEKQTKAKKAPHERKNLRGMHSSTLSNRYDADTTDSTWICVFCKRGPHKLGLGDLFGPYLVTSDCEEYRAALQAPGVQDIDGLFVSKRRREDMVKVQERNLPVVPATLATIMQAPKISMHKRKRKQTHDSQVSYSDDPNESQSQCSSMDPLDCSHETKFVETFRGMGKTSEHGYEVWLHEDCAVWSNDIHLIGAHVNGLDAAVWDSTRYQCVLCQQSGANICCFQRCCKAPAHVPCARSANWSLSEEDRKVHCQLHSGESGVAESVKLEPLIPVVSVVTPAPAPAPPPAFNVHSLP; this comes from the exons ATGGCTAACAACAATCACCCGCATCCGGGCCATCTAAGCCAGGCGGCGCAGAACCCATCATGGAATCCCCTGCAA ATTCCATCGTATATACCGCGGCAGCCGCAGTTGGCGCACATGTCGAATGAACGGCCCGGCATGGTGCGCTCTCCGCTGGCCTGGCACATGACCGGGGGCAACTCAGCCCCCGCCCAGCCGCCACATCctcatccgcatccgcatccacCGCCGCCACCCGATGCCATTTACAATTTTATGTCGGCCAATCACAAAAAC CTGGATCACCATCATCAGATGAATCCATTGCTGGCGCCGCCATACACTGGAACATTACCATTCGACTCCATGGACCTGTCGCTGCAATCCGCCCGCAATGCGGCCCAGCCGTTGGccaagcagcaacagcagtcgCAGCCACAACAGCAGCACCCGCAACACCAGGCGCAGCAACCACAGCCGCAATCGCTCATCCATGCCCCTAACTACACATCAAT CAGTCAAAATCTCACGACCAATgccgcgcagcagcagcaacagcaacaagggCACTTGGCCGCCATGGCTGCTGCCCATGCCAGCTTACTGCAGTCCAGCGGCCAAAATCCAGTGGTTCCTGCTCCTGGAATCACAAATGGTGCTGACTGTGAATCGCTTCTGCCGCCTCCGCCACCCGCATCCGTATCCTCCGGCAACAGCAATCATGGCGggagcaacaacagcagcagcagcaacaacaacatacCCAGCCCGCACTACATGCCAACTCGCGACGAGAACTTTAAGCTGGCGCAGCTGAAACGCAGTTTTGACCACGAACTGGCGGGGAAGAACATGCCGAAGGACAAAGACTGCGGCTACCCGGGAGCAGGACCAACCAAGCTACCTGCGCACAAcgtgcaacagcaacatgcCAATAAGAAAC CCTCGCCATTACGCAACTtccaccaacaacagcagcagccacagccGCCGTACAACTTGGCAGCCAAATTCAATGGCCCGCAGACACCACCCACTCCTCAGTCACCGCTGGGGTCTGCACCACATCAGATGCAATCACCCACCATGGACTACAATCAGCTGCATTTGCATCATCCACTGAATAGTGCGGGAGGAGGTCCGGTTCCAGGAGGCTACCAGCACCTGCAGCCGGATCAGTCACAGTCACAATCACAGCCGCAGTCGCATCCTCAACACTTGCACTATCTCAACCAGCAACCGCCGTCTCTGCCACCCCACTTGACCAATGCCCAGTTTCAAGGGCAACCGCAGGATGTGgtccaccagcagcagctggGAGCCACAACaccgcagcaacagcagacaCATCATTCCCGCAATGCGCAACTGACGAATCTCGACCTGGCAGTGAAGAGCAAGCCGGATTCGGAAGCTGAGGAGCAGCCGGTTATTACGGATCTCTCCTACCGGAACGCAGATTCGGAGAAGCCTGCTCCGGAGGCACCTGAATCTCCCTACCTGACGACTTCCAACGAAGAGTCGCTGGAGTCCaatagcaacagcagcaatagTCGGAAGCGTCGCAAACGAAAATCCAGCATGGTGATGCGGGTTACGCCAAACGAAAATGCCCCCGAAGGAGCAACTACGaacaagcagcaacagcaacagctcaTTCATGGCAACAGCTGTAGTCCCAAAAACGGAGGCACTGAGTTCCAGCCGTTTAGCTTGCAGAATGAGAAGGCGCCGCAGGAGAACGGAAGCAACGGATCGCCGGCACCGGCGGAGaacagcaatagcaacagcTCAACGCCGTATAATGACAATGAGAACCCCAAGACCAAGAAGCAGCGGCAGGCCCTGCTGCAGCGGAACCTCACCGAGCAGCAGCGACAGACCCAGGAGGATGAGCCAATGAAGAAGTTGACGCCGCCGAGCATGCCACCACCCAGTCCGCAGAGCAATAGCAGCAGTAGTAGCTCGAGCAGCTCCAGCGCCAACACCCATAGCAGTCGGGCGAGCAGTGATATTCGTAGGGATCAAAAGGTGGAGGTGAGCAACAAGGCCATCACCGATACCCCTGCATCGCCCGCCCTCGTGGAGCAGGGCAACATAGATGCTAGGCCGGCGGTGAGTGTACACGAGTGCGACGAGGAAGAGGAGTCGGCGACGAACAAGTCATCCCCTCCAGCTGCACCTCCTGCCCCACCTGCTGCAACAACACCGGTGACGGAATCTCCGAAGAAGACCGAAGCTGAACCCTGCCCCTTTGGCGAAGTGGAGGATAAGCTGGAGCAGATGTTCGCCGGCATCGAGGAGGAACCAGATCGCACCTGCACGCCAGAGAAGTCTACCGCGGAGACGGGAGAAAATGGGAATCACGATTTGAGCGCACAGCTGGCTCTGGACAGCGCTAAACCAGAAGAGGCGCCAGCGGAAAAGGTGGAAGCGGCGCCAGTAGTTACCCCAACGCCTGAAATACGTCCCATGGCGACCAAGGCGGCGATGAAGTCCACGATGCCCAGTCCTGTGCACAGTCCAACGCCAGAAGCCCGCTCCACCTCAACTCCCTTAGCAGCAGTGGATGAGGAGAGAGCCAAAGAATCTGCTGCCCCCAAAGCACCACCAGTTCGCAGGCTACCTCAACGCCGCCTCTCCATGGGAATGGATGCCTCCCTGCTACGGTTTATGATAGACGACCCACCCGCTAAGAAAGCGACGGCACGAAAGAAAAAGGCGGCAGATCCAGAGCCGGTGGATGACGAGGAGATTGACGACGACAAGCCCAGTACCTCGGCCGCAGCAGCGGCTGCACTGGCAGCTAGGTTGGCTCCCAAGGGAAAGGCTGCCCCTGCAGCCAAGAAAAAGAATGCCGGAAAAGGTAAAAAGGGAGGAGCATCGGGAAAAGGCTCCGGAAATGCAAAGAATGCCAAGCAGAATGGCAAGAAGGCCGGACGAAAAATGCACAACAAcaccacggatgaggatagTACCTCTGCGCCCACAAATGGAGTGACTTCCGCCCCGGACCTCAAGGGCAAGTCCCCATTCATACTCATCAAGGCTGACGGAAGTGTGACCATTAAAAATACGCACAACGCCGAGGATGTGAATGAGAAGCAAACGAAGGCCAAGAAGGCGCCGCACGAGCGGAAGAACCTTCGGGGCATGCACAGTTCAACGCTGAGCAATCGCTACGACGCGGACACCACGGACTCCACCTGGATATGTGTGTTTTGCAAGCGCGGCCCCCACAAGCTGGGCCTGGGGGATCTCTTTGGGCCGTATTTGGTGACCAGTGACTGCGAAGAGTACCGGGCAGCTCTGCAGGCACCGGGTGTCCAGGACATCGATGGTTTATTTGTCAGTAAGCGACGGCGTGAGGATATGGTGAAGGTGCAGGAACGAAATCTACCCGTTGTGCCCGCCACTCTGGCCACCATTATGCAGGCTCCCAAGATCAGCATG CataaacgaaaacgaaaacagaCGCATGACAGTCAAGTGTCTTATAGCGACGATCCTAATGAATCGCAATCGCAATGCTCATCGATGGACCCGCTGGACTGCAGTCACGAGACCAAGTTCGTGGAGACGTTTCGCGGCATGGGCAAGACCTCGGAGCACGGCTACGAGGTGTGGCTGCACGAGGACTGTGCCGTTTGGAGCAATGACATCCACTTAATTGGCGCCCATGTCAACGGACTGGATGCGGCTGTGTGGGACAGCACACGGTATCAGTGTGTGCTCTGCCAGCAGTCGGGGGCCAATATCTGTTGTTTCCAGCGGTGCTGCAAGGCACCCGCCCATGTTCCCTGCGCCCGATCAGCCAACTGGAGTTTAAGTGAAGAGGACCGCAAGGTCCACTGTCAGTTACACAGCGGAGAGTCGGGTGTTGCCGAATCCGTGAAATTGGAGCCCCTCATTCCAGTCGTATCGGTAGTTACACCCGCTCCTGCTCCAGCACCACCGCCCGCATTCAATGTTCATTCGCTTCCCTGA